The following are encoded together in the Xiphophorus hellerii strain 12219 chromosome 3, Xiphophorus_hellerii-4.1, whole genome shotgun sequence genome:
- the LOC116717584 gene encoding trypsin-3-like, which yields MKYFILLALVAAAYAAPLEDDKIIGGYECRKNSVPYMVSLNVGYHFCGGSLISSSWVVSAAHCYQSRINVRLGEHNIAVSEGTEQFIDSSTVIRHPSYNSFTLDNDIMLIKLNSPAGLNSYVNTVSLPSTCASAGTTCLISGWGNTLTSGTNYPDNLMCLDAPILSDASCRNSYPGEITNNMFCAGFLEGGKDSCQGDSGGPVACNGELQGIVSWGYGCAQRDRPGVYTKVCNYNTWIRDTMSSN from the exons ATGAAGTACTTCATTCTCTTGGCTCTTGTTGCTGCAGCTT ATGCTGCTCCCCTTGAGGACGACAAGATCATTGGTGGCTACGAGTGCAGGAAGAACTCTGTGCCCTACATGGTGTCTCTGAACGTTGGCTACCACTTCTGTGGAGGCTCCCTGATCTCCAGCTCCTGGGTGGTGTCCGCCGCTCACTGCTACCAGTC CCGAATCAATGTGCGTCTTGGCGAGCACAACATCGCTGTCAGCGAGGGAACAGAGCAGTTCATCGACTCCTCAACTGTCATCCGTCACCCCAGCTACAACAGCTTCACTCTGGACAATGACATCATGCTGATCAAGCTGAACTCCCCTGCTGGCCTGAACAGCTACGTGAACACCGTGTCCCTGCCCTCTACCTGCGCCAGCGCCGGCACCACCTGTCTCATCTCTGGATGGGGAAACACCCTCACCTCTGGAA CCAACTACCCTGATAATCTGATGTGCCTGGATGCCCCCATCCTGAGCGACGCCAGCTGCAGGAACTCCTACCCTGGAGAGATCACCAACAACATGTTCTGCGCCGGATTCCTGGAAGGTGGCAAGGACTCCTGCCAG GGTGACTCTGGTGGCCCCGTGGCGTGCAATGGTGAGCTTCAGGGCATTGTGTCCTGGGGTTATGGCTGCGCCCAGAGGGACAGGCCTGGCGTCTACACCAAGGTCTGCAACTACAACACCTGGATCCGCGACACCATGTCCTCCAACTAG
- the LOC116717583 gene encoding myb-related transcription factor, partner of profilin isoform X2, translating to MTEYYEEGGLLYEQSPPMHIKVESPEGAFGGAASENGFPREDEDSENSCDQTSALPGGLPFNVVVVHPNIMAPGMSSDDLLTIEQNRAMSAALAAGGAGKRKSRFSGAELEVLVSEVTRCEGELFGPAGRLRRRERERIWAGILERVNAVSRVPRTLREVKKRWDDLKRRNGGRLADARHRSCYLPSSRGASMLGRSSQPSPRLQQQRQKQSSRPKPIFPCFPDSDPGVDGSDRDALEKEEDISERERDMGEPECEAVENSIDDKLGLGLGLGIGPPPTSERWLPPSPLYSAPFLNGSPQPSSPQPSLGTQQGPLEAPPRSSWLEDELRGLGEAAIQLGNRVEKSLREFGESFRQDMRTLVASQEALAVSLQQNNVLLQRLLGVLEAQQQPQPQQHRGQQAHPSQMPQQQQHLQPQQLQHIEQQHLQQTQQHHMHLQQQPQVTQHSNNQPAAASAPSSPEIHGTFPPDPAADTSGNLHRPRRGRALDHRRRRRR from the exons ATGACTGAGTACTACGAGGAGGGGGGGCTGCTGTACGAGCAATCACCTCCCATGCACATCAAAGTGGAGTCCCCGGAGGGAGCCTTTGGAGGGGCAGCCTCAGAGAACGGCTTCCCCAGGGAGGATGAAGACTCGGAGAACAGCTGTGACCAGACCAGCGCCTTACCTGGAGGACTTCCCTTCAACGTGGTAGTGGTGCATCCCAACATTATGGCCCCCGGCATGTCATCAGATGACCTTTTGACCATTGAGCAAA ACAGAGCCATGTCGGCGGCGCTGGCAGCTGGCGGAGCGGGTAAAAGGAAGAGTCGTTTCAGCGGGGCGGAgctggaggtgctggtgtcAGAAGTCACCCGGTGCGAGGGCGAACTCTTTGGTCCCGCCGGGCGACTCCggcggagagagagagagcgcatATGGGCGGGGATCCTGGAGAGGGTCAACGCCGTGTCCCGAGTGCCGCGCACGCTTCGAGAAGTCAAGAAGCGCTGGGACGACCTGAAGCGGCGCAACGGAGGCAGGCTGGCAGATGCCCGCCACCGCAGCTGCTACCTGCCGTCCAGCAGGGGGGCGTCGATGCTCGGGCGCTCCTCTCAGCCGAGTCCGAGGCTccagcagcagagacagaagCAAAGCAGCAGACCAAAGCCTATTTTCCCCTGCTTCCCGGACTCTGACCCAG GAGTGGATGGATCAGACAGGGATGCtttggagaaagaggaggacATTTCTGAGCGTGAGAGAGACATGGGGGAGCCTGAGTGTGAGGCGGTGGAAAACAGCATAGATGACAAACTGGGATTGGGTCTGGGTCTGGGAATCGGACCCCCTCCTACGTCAGAACGATGGCTGCCTCCTTCTCCTCTCTACAGCGCTCCTTTCTTGAATGGCAGCCCCCAGCCCAGCAGTCCCCAGCCGTCACTCGGGACGCAGCAGGGTCCTCTTGAAGCCCCGCCCCGCAGCTCGTGGCTCGAAGATGAGCTCCGAGGCTTAGGGGAGGCTGCGATTCAGCTGGGGAATCGGGTGGAGAAGAGCCTGCGGGAGTTCGGGGAAAGCTTCAGACAGGACATGAGAACCCTCGTCGCTTCACAAGAGGCACTAGCAGTCAGTctgcagcaaaacaatgtcCTCTTGCAAAGGCTTCTGGGAGTGCTGGAAGCCCAGCAGCAACCGCAGCCCCAGCAGCATCGAGGACAACAAGCGCACCCCTCACAAATGCCTCAGCAACAGCAGCACTTACAGCCACAGCAGCTACAGCACATAGAGCAACAGCATCTGCAGCAGACGCAGCAGCATCACATGCACCTACAACAGCAGCCGCAGGTAACCCAGCACTCTAATAATCAGCCAGCGGCAGCATCAGCGCCATCATCCCCAGAAATACACGGCACTTTTCCCCCTGACCCCGCCGCAGACACAAGCGGAAACCTGCACCGACCGCGACGAGGGAGAGCTCTTGACCACAGGCGCAGGAGACGGCGCTGa
- the LOC116717583 gene encoding myb-related transcription factor, partner of profilin isoform X1, which yields MTEYYEEGGLLYEQSPPMHIKVESPEGAFGGAASENGFPREDEDSENSCDQTSALPGGLPFNVVVVHPNIMAPGMSSDDLLTIEQNRAMSAALAAGGAGKRKSRFSGAELEVLVSEVTRCEGELFGPAGRLRRRERERIWAGILERVNAVSRVPRTLREVKKRWDDLKRRNGGRLADARHRSCYLPSSRGASMLGRSSQPSPRLQQQRQKQSSRPKPIFPCFPDSDPGVGVDGSDRDALEKEEDISERERDMGEPECEAVENSIDDKLGLGLGLGIGPPPTSERWLPPSPLYSAPFLNGSPQPSSPQPSLGTQQGPLEAPPRSSWLEDELRGLGEAAIQLGNRVEKSLREFGESFRQDMRTLVASQEALAVSLQQNNVLLQRLLGVLEAQQQPQPQQHRGQQAHPSQMPQQQQHLQPQQLQHIEQQHLQQTQQHHMHLQQQPQVTQHSNNQPAAASAPSSPEIHGTFPPDPAADTSGNLHRPRRGRALDHRRRRRR from the exons ATGACTGAGTACTACGAGGAGGGGGGGCTGCTGTACGAGCAATCACCTCCCATGCACATCAAAGTGGAGTCCCCGGAGGGAGCCTTTGGAGGGGCAGCCTCAGAGAACGGCTTCCCCAGGGAGGATGAAGACTCGGAGAACAGCTGTGACCAGACCAGCGCCTTACCTGGAGGACTTCCCTTCAACGTGGTAGTGGTGCATCCCAACATTATGGCCCCCGGCATGTCATCAGATGACCTTTTGACCATTGAGCAAA ACAGAGCCATGTCGGCGGCGCTGGCAGCTGGCGGAGCGGGTAAAAGGAAGAGTCGTTTCAGCGGGGCGGAgctggaggtgctggtgtcAGAAGTCACCCGGTGCGAGGGCGAACTCTTTGGTCCCGCCGGGCGACTCCggcggagagagagagagcgcatATGGGCGGGGATCCTGGAGAGGGTCAACGCCGTGTCCCGAGTGCCGCGCACGCTTCGAGAAGTCAAGAAGCGCTGGGACGACCTGAAGCGGCGCAACGGAGGCAGGCTGGCAGATGCCCGCCACCGCAGCTGCTACCTGCCGTCCAGCAGGGGGGCGTCGATGCTCGGGCGCTCCTCTCAGCCGAGTCCGAGGCTccagcagcagagacagaagCAAAGCAGCAGACCAAAGCCTATTTTCCCCTGCTTCCCGGACTCTGACCCAG GTGTAGGAGTGGATGGATCAGACAGGGATGCtttggagaaagaggaggacATTTCTGAGCGTGAGAGAGACATGGGGGAGCCTGAGTGTGAGGCGGTGGAAAACAGCATAGATGACAAACTGGGATTGGGTCTGGGTCTGGGAATCGGACCCCCTCCTACGTCAGAACGATGGCTGCCTCCTTCTCCTCTCTACAGCGCTCCTTTCTTGAATGGCAGCCCCCAGCCCAGCAGTCCCCAGCCGTCACTCGGGACGCAGCAGGGTCCTCTTGAAGCCCCGCCCCGCAGCTCGTGGCTCGAAGATGAGCTCCGAGGCTTAGGGGAGGCTGCGATTCAGCTGGGGAATCGGGTGGAGAAGAGCCTGCGGGAGTTCGGGGAAAGCTTCAGACAGGACATGAGAACCCTCGTCGCTTCACAAGAGGCACTAGCAGTCAGTctgcagcaaaacaatgtcCTCTTGCAAAGGCTTCTGGGAGTGCTGGAAGCCCAGCAGCAACCGCAGCCCCAGCAGCATCGAGGACAACAAGCGCACCCCTCACAAATGCCTCAGCAACAGCAGCACTTACAGCCACAGCAGCTACAGCACATAGAGCAACAGCATCTGCAGCAGACGCAGCAGCATCACATGCACCTACAACAGCAGCCGCAGGTAACCCAGCACTCTAATAATCAGCCAGCGGCAGCATCAGCGCCATCATCCCCAGAAATACACGGCACTTTTCCCCCTGACCCCGCCGCAGACACAAGCGGAAACCTGCACCGACCGCGACGAGGGAGAGCTCTTGACCACAGGCGCAGGAGACGGCGCTGa